From a single Fulvivirga ulvae genomic region:
- a CDS encoding SiaB family protein kinase, translating to MEKQKYDNLVDFYSSMRNRDIIVYYKGPFDEIILSEIGTKIRNKVFDPPKIGNRLFSVFMELAQNIALYSAEKNQLESGAKWGVGTIAVYETETSFTLVSGNLVKNEVLEQIVSKCEEINTLDHDGLRAMKREYRSSEIKADHKGGNIGLIQVALKSDMPLELDAKQVDSEHSFFTISVNVLK from the coding sequence ATGGAAAAGCAAAAATATGACAACCTTGTCGATTTCTATAGTAGCATGAGAAATCGGGATATAATAGTTTACTACAAGGGGCCATTTGATGAAATTATTTTATCAGAGATAGGAACCAAAATCAGGAACAAGGTTTTCGATCCGCCTAAAATAGGCAACAGGCTTTTTTCTGTTTTTATGGAACTTGCTCAAAATATTGCACTATACTCTGCCGAAAAAAATCAATTGGAATCAGGGGCAAAATGGGGTGTAGGCACCATTGCAGTTTATGAAACCGAGACTTCTTTTACTTTGGTTTCAGGTAATCTGGTGAAAAATGAAGTATTGGAGCAAATAGTATCTAAGTGTGAGGAAATAAATACACTGGATCACGATGGGCTAAGGGCCATGAAACGTGAGTATAGAAGCAGTGAGATAAAGGCAGATCATAAAGGTGGTAACATCGGCCTGATACAGGTTGCCTTAAAATCAGATATGCCATTAGAACTCGATGCCAAGCAAGTTGACAGTGAACACTCTTTTTTCACGATTTCAGTAAATGTTTTAAAATAA
- a CDS encoding DUF1987 domain-containing protein: MQNLIIEGSRDTYFTPHVELNAQTGICSITGESYLEEPFEFYERISSWFSEFFNEDKKLQLDLKLTYFNTSSSRAILEMLRTLKELKDEGKNLTVNWYYPDPDDEEILMEGEDFMEESGLDINMIEYEMEEEI; this comes from the coding sequence ATGCAAAATTTAATTATTGAAGGGAGCCGAGACACTTACTTTACCCCGCATGTGGAACTAAACGCGCAGACTGGAATATGCAGCATTACAGGTGAATCATACTTGGAGGAGCCATTTGAATTTTATGAAAGAATATCCTCATGGTTTTCAGAATTCTTCAACGAAGACAAAAAGCTTCAACTGGATTTAAAGCTTACTTATTTCAACACCAGCTCATCAAGAGCTATTCTTGAAATGCTGCGCACATTAAAGGAACTTAAAGACGAAGGGAAAAACCTAACCGTTAACTGGTATTACCCTGATCCTGATGATGAAGAAATACTAATGGAAGGCGAAGATTTTATGGAAGAAAGCGGCCTGGACATTAATATGATTGAATATGAAATGGAAGAAGAAATTTAG